DNA sequence from the Procambarus clarkii isolate CNS0578487 chromosome 9, FALCON_Pclarkii_2.0, whole genome shotgun sequence genome:
tgcaattctgaagttagaaagcatagcataggctccttgcacaatattctttatgtggtcctcaggtgatagttttctatctagaaccactcctagatctctttctttatcagaattctttaaagatttctcacataatatataggttgtgtggggtctatgttctcctattccacattccataacatgacatttattaacattaaattccatttgccaagtggtgctccatatacttattttgtccaggtctttttgaagggcatgacagtcatctaaatttcttatccttcctattatcttagcatcatcagcaaacatgttcatataattctgtataccaactggtagatcatttatgtacacaataaacatcactggtgcaagaactgaaccctgtggtactccacttgtgacatttctccattctgatacattgcctctgattactgccctcatttttctatcagtcagaaaatttttcatccatgatagaagcttacctgtgtgtgtgtgtgttggtgttgggggtacctagtaggcagaacgcacttctcggcctactatgccggACTGaacttgtgatcatgtggtcctagattcgatcccaggcaccggcgagaaacaatgggcagagtttctttcaccctatgtctctgttacctagcagtaaaataggtacctgggtgtgagtcagttgttacaggatgcttcctgggggtggaggtctggtcgaggaccaagCCGCAGggacaccaaaaaaaaaaaaaaattatgaattattattcaataactgttagagtgccacagggcagcatcttgggacctctccttgttgatacctggttgatggggttctgggagttctactccccaagcccggaccgaggccaggcttgacttgttagagtttggtccactaggctgttgcttggagcggcccgcaggcccacatacccaccacagcccggttggtctggcactccttggaggaataaatctagtttcctcttgaagatgtccacggttgttccggcaatatttcttatgcttgctgggaggacggtgaacaaccgcggacctctgatgtttatacagtgttctctgattgtgcctatggcacctctgctcttcactggttctattatgcattttcttccatatcgttcactccagtacgttgttattttactgtgtaaatttggtacttggccctccagtatcttccaggtgtatattatttgatatctctctcgtcttctttctagtgagtacatttggagggctttgagacgatcccaataatttaggtgctttattgtgtctatgcgtgcagtatatgttctctgtattccctctatttcatcaatctctcctgctctgaagggggaagtgagtactgagcagtactcaagacgggacaacaccagtgacttgaagggtacaaccattgtgatgggatccctggatttgaaagttctcgtaatccatcctatcattttcctggctggcgcaatatttgcttggttatgctccttaaatgttaggtcgtcagacattagtatgcccaaatcctttacatgctgttttcctactatgggtacatttgattgtgttttgtactctgtattatgtttaaggtcctcatttttaccatacctgagtacctggaatttatcactgttaaacatcatgttattttctgatgcccagtcgaaaactttattaatatcagcttgaagtttttccatGTCCTCagtcgaggtaattttcatactgatttttgtcatcgcaaaggatgatacgaagctgtgacttgtatttttgtctatatctgatatgagaataaggaaaagcagcggtgcaaggactgtaccctgaggtacagagcttttaactgcacttggactagattttatatggttgaccgttactcgctgagtcctgtttgacagaaaacttagtatccagcgtcctactttaccggttattcccattgacttcattttgtgtgctatcacgccatggtcacatttatcgaaagcctttccgAAGTCCGTGTGTATCacctcagcattctgtttttcttctaatgcctcagtgactttgtcgtagtgttcaagtagctgtgagaggcacgatcttcccgctcgaaatccatgttggcctgggttgtgaaggtcattggtctccatgaaattggtgacctgactcctaatcactctctcaaatacttttatgatgtgcgatgttagtgcaactggtctataattctttgccaatgctttgctccctcccttgtgtagaggggctatgtctgctactttaagtgcatctggtatcttccccgtgtccaagctcttcctccacactacaggtatactgagtgcctgtgctaccggcactttgcatttctttataaatattgaattccatgagtctggacctggggccgagtgcgtgggcatgttttcaatttctctttcaaaatttagtgcgctcgtgttgatatcagttatatttacaggggtttgaatatcccgcataaagaaattgtctggatcttccactttcgtttattggagtgctaaacatgtcctcatactgcttttttaggatttcactaatttctttgtcaacctccgtgtatgaaccttcacttgtacgaataggtccaatactggcagtggtttttgcttttgatttcgcatatgagaagaaatattttggatttttctttatttcctgaattgctttctgttctaactgcctttcttccgtttcatatgagtgtttcaatttccgctcgatttcttcaatctccctatttaaattattcattctttgacgggaaatttgtgtctgcataagcagttccgttatttttttcctgcgtttatagtgtcgtctgcgttctctttccacgttagatctctttctggctttcctcaaaggaacatgtttcagacagacttgatacgcttcagaagtcagtttttctattccttctgtaggacttgtattacttagaacagttttcaaagggagccggtcggccgagcggacagcacactggacttgtgatcctgtggtcccgggttcgatcccgggcggcggcgagaaacaatgggcagagtttctttcaccctatgcccctgttacctagcagtacaataggtacctgggtgttagtcagctgtcacgggctgcttcctaggggtggaggcctggtcgaggaccgggccgcgggcacactaaagccccgaaatcatctcaagataacctgaagatttccatggaatgtttgtaagttccctgtttattatctcccagtctatccttttattattaaaactgaatttactgaatagcccctctcgctttatcaacattttaggtctattctgagtattgatggtcgtttgcacttcaatgagcttgtgatctgagtatgtggtatctgatatcgtaatgtctctgataatgtcttcattgttcgtaaagaccagatctagaatattttcatttctcgttggctccgatatctgctgattgagtgaaaatttgtcacagaatcgaagtagttctctaatctggggttggttaggtcccgatagatttcctggtattatAATATTGTTtgatattttccacctgagactaggcaagttgaagttacctaggaagataatatcaggtatcgggttctccaaattatcaaggctattctctattttgtttatctgttctgtgaattcctcagctgttgcatctggcggtttgtatattagaataattactaaatttattttctctatttttaatcccagtacctctaccacctcatttgtaacgtttaggagctccgagcatacaaggtcttccctaatatacagacccactcctccatgtgacctaattttcctatcacacctgtataggttatcctggaatccagatctcactgtccaattcccctgcatgggtttctgtgaaagctccaaatactgcatttctcCTATTTCTGCATTTCTCATTTCTCCTATTTCCAATACTGCatttctcctatttcttatatacatcaatgatctgcctattgtctcttaacatttgtttcaaactgcaggtactgcaggcaactactacaacactactgaaccggatCATTCATGTAGTAACAAGGGAAAAAATCTACAGAAAGGTAATGTGAAAAAAAAACATGCagcatttttgtttttatttctaTGGTACTATACGTTTGCTCAGTTGTTAATTTTATATGAAGTTCTcacaaattaattaataataggtgtttttacattgaactttattaccatccttatctctaattttaaaaaatgtgATATGAACCGCCAAATTCTATTATTTGGGGCTACGCCTGTGGTGTCCCATCCCAgtactgtcatataatgctttgaaactactgatggttttggcctccaccaccctctcacctaacttgctccaaccgtttctaccacgctgcttgcgaaagttaattttctaatatttctgtggcatctttgtttggttaccttttacaatatcttctttttattctaccatctagttttggcattttatgcctctaacctgggagccacttagtggcatgtctataccgtttccagtttgttgatgtgattctttagatatgggcaccatacagccgctgcatattccagctgtggtctaacaaaagttttaaacaatttctttagtatttgacctatgtatttaaaagcaattcataaatgtaagcaagtgtagcatttgtctccaggtgttcttcacatttagctataattattttttccaatattttcacttacacttgtaatacagggtacTCCTCCTAGGTTgcctatagtgtcctttattgaaatagagtttaacaaccatttcaatgttcctattttctttttgattatatcttaacatataattaatgtccaacaggacatgattactctttccaaagggaggatggtattgaatatcaaatatctcttctccttttttgtgaatatttgatctagtactgatggaataatttatataataatcactagaaattatttagataagaatttgaatttatgcatgtctttgttttggcatgcctctatttccacatgttacatttctgcatgtctccaattctgaaagtgttcacttttgcatgtgcctgacaaggatgttatatacaccagctttaattattactcactcttgtaacaacccccacaccagcttttctcagcagacagtttcccacacattgtatataatgcaTGACTTGTTTTTAggattttaatacatattgcatttgtcaatacattattaacaataatattggtaatatggtagtctaatgtagaaatttgactctctttaacagaatgtacgagttTAAGCGAAAAAAGCAACTCCAATACAACAACTgatggatgcaagtatcaagaagactaaaacgtatacacaaaatgcatccaGAAGGCAGAAGAAACGTCAAATATGGAAAGTGACACAGACACAAGTTTTCACCATAGGGCAGCAAAATACAGAAGAATAGCAAATGATGTGGATAGGGGTATGTAGGAATGAATGTTTAGAGTTATTCAAAATCATTGTTAAAAAAATGAAACATGATTGGCTTAATGGAACAAATAATCTTATTTACTAGGTAATATATTTTGCTAggtaatatattaaaaaatatatatagatatatatagattaagtttttcatgcccgaaatgctttgcgtaatagtggctttaggcattgtatgtactagccctatctataaatccatcactctttgtaaaatctcttgtatgtatgtaccttacctaaaaaaacatttgatttgatttgatatgtTAATAGCTTTTCTGAATGCATTAAACGTTTTTGTTTCAGACAGTGAAGATTCACCACCAAGAAAAGTAACCGTTTCCATGCCCCGAAAGACTGCCGAGTGTAAGCTGACTCTAGATGAACATCAAAATAATATGATACAGGAATCaggtaatttaatttaattcaaAACATTTTATTTCTTTTTGTATGATGGTTTTCTTTTTAACagaacaagacagaactggtaagctttatgtaactggagaaacatttacatacacagatagtaacatatacttgtgcatgattttaatgtaatatatttttaccagccttcagggtgatggaaacagtTGATAACTTTCTTGGTGTTGCTTCATTGtctgaaacaaaattttttaatgcattcagaaaagctataagctaatgtaataattcaataattactatttgtagttttatgtatttaaaactatttggtaAATATCGGGAATTGAGCAATATcatatttattatttggtttttaaATTTAATACTTATAATTTCATATCATTTCAGAGACAACGAgtgatctgggcttcgaactcaacaggaaaggcttccgtagacctgcttctttgctacgtaATAGAGACGAAAATTTGAATGATTATTTGGTGGCTAGCTCTCCTTTTGAAAAATCTAGTAAGTACCGATTTATTATgtttattctttattttttttaatatatacaagaaaatacattgggggagagtacagactagaagttttacattcttgtaaagcaactaagtagatgatggtagtatcatcaaacaatacaggtttaatcatgttagagacataaagcagatcattgatgtatataacaaataggaggggtctaaggatgctgccctgtgtcacccctatcatagagtgggagaggttacataattgaaggctacatattggtgtctgtcactaaaataGGATCGGATGCATTCCGGATCCACTAAGGATcaatacatatatcatatatatgcacGATAAATGCttgttctaattttttttttttttttttttttttttttttttttttgcagtaacagaaaaaatggaTTACATAATGAAGGAACtgtcaaaattgacatttttatcaggggatatcctgaatatcgTCAAAATGATGGAAACCCGTATGGTCAAAACACAtgaagatataccaatcctggaagacattcttccatccccacttgaaactgttgagcaggtggaaagtctttcacacgagctaaaagttaacattgaatataaaaagagtatggtaagtgttgcttaatttcttttagccttgtacatgtcttttgattagttttttgggggatgaaggagggggggggcacagaattgattgttcagtgttatgtttaaggtgcaAATACAACAAAAGCAAAAGCTGCTCAAATTAgtggatttttgtaatagttaagaaggaaaatagtttaatggtatttatttattacagttggaaattagaaaatctaatgttgagattgaaagattatatattattctctattaccttacagcttatgcattattttaacactttcctggattttccacttggaattacgggagttttgcttaaccgcttgtcggatcacgacgtaaatttacggaccgtgttttatattgggtatttactactcgatcgacttggggtttgtatgaatatgtttgccaataaattttcgttttctctaataggcacagtgcctatttgagaaaacggcaatgtattgtaactttgagactattgagttggtgacacaacgagggtaatcgcccacttcatacactcttgtgttggccgcgatcatgattctacatttatatgcatatgtctgtgtagagaattttattccgaacactatacaaacaaaaaaaaacggtgtgaatcaagtataaacttgaaaaaacaagagcaaagtaaaaactttttaagctcacgggtacaaacgcgcgtaagattttattcgccgcaaatttatttgacgctctgttggccaattctacccatgttcttatagaactttctattgcgaacacattgctataaaaatgaaatacgtagctcaagaaatattgtcaggacagtgaaataagtataaactttcaaagcgctgcatcacaacagtgtcgtcgctgctgaaatcacggctaacgcttcgcccagttcccacactcgtgcggaacataattagacattgataggcatatgtctgggtggtgaattttattgcgagttcagtgatatcaaaataagcgctgtaggatggctgtgaggctggcaacaaacgaaagagtatgaacatttacttcctgtttgggtgtcacggcgagtcatcttcgtgtttatttacttcgtggtgggatagcaaatgctttggtgacattttatgcatatgatcttgtagagaattttattgccaacgcattgataccaaaatgaaaaacgtagctcgagaattgatgttaggagcgtgaaaagattatacacttttttgtgtttacgcttgagcgcccagaacgcctcgCGCACAACCCGCTTTATTTTCAGCAAGTGCCGCATGCACTAAAgtgttaacaggtccagacgctgtctctaaTGGGCGGTGCaaactgtggagacacagtgagacgaatgaagaagaggatagggacctatggggtctggtctcagtattcacttgtTGGGCGCAAgaagaaacgtgtcttcaaaaccttggatatttgtaatgtaataataagtacgtaaatttgacattttttttgtattatataagtataaataaatataatatatatatatatatatatatatatatatatatatatatatatatatatataatatatatatatatatatatatatattatatatataatatatatatatatatatatattatatatataatatatatatattatatatataatatatatatatatatatatatatatatatatattatatatataatatatatatatatatatatatatatatatatatatatatatatatatatatatatatatatatatatatatatatatatatatatatatgtcgtacctagtagccagaactcacttctcagcctactatgcgaggcccgatttgcctaataagccaagttttactgaattaatatattttctctaatttttttcttatgaaatgataaagctacccatttcattatgtatgaggtcaatttttttttattggagttaaaattaacgtagatatatgaccgaacctaaccaaccctacctaacctaacctaacctatctctataggttaggttaggttaggtagccgaaaacgttaggttaggtaggttaggttgtcgaaaaaacattaattcatgaaaactaggcttattaggcaaatcaggccttgcatagtaggctgagaagtgagttctcagccacacacacagtacaacctcgattcaacgtaccccgattcaacgaatctccagctagttcgcacacttttcaggccggatttactcgcCCAGTTCGAAGCATATAtcgaagcgggggatgttcggatttgcttacgacgtcgagacagagttcacagactggtggaaaactttcacattctatcacagattgcaattattaattccttcatatgacaagttcgatcacacaagtggaccacacaagtggaccgcacatgtggtccacaagcttatgatgttgggacagagttcacagtggtagaaaactttaccataccatcacaaattacaattaataattccttcatatgacaagttggatcacacaaatgga
Encoded proteins:
- the LOC123766324 gene encoding uncharacterized protein — protein: MESDTDTSFHHRAAKYRRIANDVDRDSEDSPPRKVTVSMPRKTAECKLTLDEHQNNMIQESETTSDLGFELNRKGFRRPASLLRNRDENLNDYLVASSPFEKSITEKMDYIMKELSKLTFLSGDILNIVKMMETRMVKTHEDIPILEDILPSPLETVEQVESLSHELKVNIEYKKSMKPVSTPTLMQLREMLRQVLLIC